CCGtcccggggggctcggggcagcCCCCCGTGACCTTCAGGCTGCCGGTGTCGGACACGCAGCGGGAGCTGGAGGTGACCTGCGTGGCCGAGATGGAGCCCTACACCTCCAGGAACAAATCCCAGCGGGTCCGAGTGCTGGGTGAGAGCGCGGCCGCCGCGTTCCTGGCGGGAATTCCGGCCCCTGTGCCGCCTTTTCCTcgtccctggcccagcttttcCTCATTATTCGTCCTTTTCCTGATCCTTATCCCTCCTTTTCCTTATCCCTCCTTTTCCTGGTCCCCATCCCAGCTTTTCCTTGTCCCCATCGCTCCTTTTCCTGGTCCTTATCCCATACCTTTTTCTGGTCCTTatccctccttttccttttccttatccCTCGTTTTCCCAGTCCCCATCCCTCCTTTTCCTGGCCCCATCccatcttttccttttccttatccctccttttccttttccttatccctccttttccttttccttatccctccttttcctggtccccatccctccttttccttttccttatccctccttttccttttccttatccCTCCTTTTCCTGGTCCCCATCCCAGCTTTtccttgtccccatccctccttttccttttccttatccCATACCTTTTTCTGGTCCTTatccctccttttccttttccttatccCTCGTTTTCCCAGTCCCCATCCCTCCTTTTCCTGGCCCCATCccatcttttccttttccttatccCTCCTTTTCCTGGTCCTTATGCCACCTTTTCCTGGTCCCCGTCCCATATTTTCCCGCTCCTTATCCCGGCTTTTCCCACTCCTTATcccaccttttccttttctccatccCTCCTTTTCCTTGTCCCCATCCTTCCTTTCTCTGGTCCTCATCCCTCCATTTTCTTATCCCCATCCCAGCTTTTCCCGCTCCCCATCCCTCCTTTTCCCGCTCCTTATCCCACTTTTCCCGCTCCTCATCCCGGCGTTTCCCGCAGCCAAACCGCGGCTGGGCCCCTCGCACTGCCCCGCGCAGCAGAACTGGAcggaggggcaggaggggacgCTGCGCTGCGGGGCCGAGGGCTCACCTGAGCCGCAGgtgagctgctccagggacGGGAACTCCCTGGTGCCGGGAGCCGCGCTCCGCGCCGCCCGCGGCCACGCCGGGACCTACCTGTGCCGGGCCACCAACGCGCTGGGGACGGCCGAGCGCAACGTCACCGTCTGGGTGCACTGTGCGTGAGGGTCCGGGACCGGGGGGCGCGGGGGTCCTGGGCTCCTGGGGGTCTTGGGGGTTCTGGGGTCTTGGGGGTCTTTGGGGTTCTGGGGGTCTTGGGGGTCTTTGGGGTTCTGGGGGTCTTGGGGGTTCTGGGGTCTTGGGGGTCTTTGGGGTTCTGGGGGTCTTTGGGGtatttgggctcctgggggtcctggtggttCTTTGGGATATTGGAGGTCCTGGGTGGTCTCGGGGGTCTTTGGGGTTCTGGGGtctttggggtgtttggggttctggggtctttgggctcctgggggtcttgggggtctttggggttctgggggtcttggggatattttggttttttgggatgTTTGAGCTTCTGGGGGTCTTTGGGGTATTTGGGGTTCTGGGGGTCCTTGGGGTTTCTGGGCTCCTGGTGGTCCCGGAGGTTCTTTGGGATATTGGAGGTCCTGGGTGGTCTTTGGGGTTCTGGGTGCCTTGGAGGTCTCAGGTCCTGGAGATCTTGGAGGCCTTTGGTGTTTTTGGGCTCTGGGTGGTCCTGGAGGTTCTTTGGGGTATTGGAGGTCCTGGGTGGTCTTGGGGGTCTTTGGGATCCTGGAGATCTTGGAGGCCTTTGGTGTTTTTGGGCTCCGGGTGGTCTCGGGGCGcagccgccccctccccgctgACCCCGCTCCCGTTTCCCCCCAGACGAGGACGCGTTCCCGCTGCTCCCGGTGCTCTCGGGGGTGGTGCTGGCGGCATTCGCCGTCCTGGGCCTGGCGTTCTTCATCCACCGCTACAGGAGCAAGATCGGCGAGTACTGGCTCTGGAGGCGGCAGCCGCCGCCGGacgcgcggccccgccgggccccgggcagctcccaggcggCCGCTCCCAACGGATCCGCGGCCCCCTAGGCGGGCGGGGGTCCTGGAGGGGCCGGGACCCCCTGCCCGTCCCCGCCCCGCGGCCACCGAGAGGACAGCGACAGCGGGGACCGGCCGGAGCCGCGCGGTGGAAGCAGCTCCcagactgggatggactggggcgGACTGGGACGGACCGGGAGGGACCGGGGCGGTGAGATCCACCCGGCCCCCGGCGTGGATCTCCGCGGTTCGCTCCGCATTGGATCCCGCGagtgtttttggggtggatttggtgACTTTGGAGCAGCCGGGCGGAATCCCGGGGACTCGGGGAGGACGAGGAGCCGGAGGGGAGGGGACGCAGAGGCGACAGCCACCAATAAACGCCGCCGTGACATCCTCGGGGACAGCGCTCCGCGGCTCGGGGGGTTCCTGGCGAGCAGCGCGGGGGGTGCCCGGGCTGTGCCCGCGTTGTCCccccgggctggggacagcgcCGGTGTCGCCGGCCGcgccagccccgctcccggcgcTCGCGTCTGTCGCTGTCGCTTCGCCCACGCGCGGCCCCGGAGCCGCCCCCGCGGGGAGGGCGCCGGGGGCGTTCggggaggggttttggggtttttttgggggggttcgTGAAGCGCCGAGCACCgggcgggggtgggggggactgggggggggtCGGCGTGGGCGGGGGGAGGAGCAGCcccgcgggagcggcggcgcgcGCGGCAGCGGAGGAGCTGCCTTCGGCCTCAGccgcctcttcctcctcctccccatcctcttcctcttctcccttccccatcctcctcctcctccgcttcatccccatcctcctcctccgcttCATCCccatcctcctctccctcctccccgtCGCCTCCATCCTCCTCCGCTTCATCCCCCTCCCCATCCTCACCCTCGCCCTGCTCGCCGCCTCCatccccctcctcatcctcctcttcctccccttctcccctccctcctggcCGTCTCCATCCTCCTCCgctccatcccagtccccatcctcctcttcctccccaccttcctcctcctcctccccatcctcctcctccttttccttcccaccttcctcctccttttcctccccaccttcctcctcctcctcttcctcccaccctcctcctcctctcccgatgggcccccccggcccggccacgCGGCTCCTCCCCCCCCTCGTTCTGGCGCTCGCAGGTAAAGGGAGGGGGGGGGCTcgagggtttttttggggggtggagAGACCCTCCAGAATGGGGAGGGGGCGTCTCTGAGGATCCCCAAAACCAGCGACCATtaattggggggggggggatccCAAAATCAGCAGCGactcttgttttattttggggggggggcaCGCGACCCTGGGGACCCCCGGGAGTGGGAGGGGGGGCCCCCAGAGACCCTCCCCGAAACACCAGAGTCCCTTTAGTGGTGGGGGGGCACACGGGGACCCCCAACCCAATAGTGAGGACCCGTAAAACCGGGGGAGGGGGGCGTCACACGCTGGGACCCCCAGGAAATCAGAGGGACCTTCAGGGCcgggggggttggggacacgCGGGGGCACCCCGGGACCTCGGCAGTGGGGAGGGGTCTCTGTCCAGCTCCACCGGAGCCCCCCGGCCggagctggggcactgcccGTGGTGGGGGTCTCGCAGGGGTGGCCCGGGGCTCCTTCTCGGTGGCGGCCTGGCCGCGGGTGGCCGTGGTGGCCTTCGGGGGCTCGGTGACCGTCAACTGCAGCCGCAGCGCCTGCCCGGGGGACAACGCCACGCTGGGGCTGGAGACCCCCCTGCCCGCGACCCCCGCGGCCGGGGGGCTGCGCTGGCAGAGCTTCCGGCTGCACAACGTGTCCCGCTGGGACCCCGGGCCCCTCACCTGCTCCGGACGCTGCGGCGACACCGAGGCCAACGCCAGCGCCGGCGTCCTCGTGTACCGTGAGtgccggggacaccgggggacaaTGAGGGGGACATTGTgcggacaccgaggggacaccgAGGGTGACGTTgtggggacaccgaggggacactgagggtgACACCATGGGGACACCAAGGGTGACACCAtagggacactgaggggacaccaaAGGTGATGTTGTGGGGGCACCGAGGGGAACACCAAGGGTGATGGCATGGGGACACTGAGAGGACACCAAGGGTGACACCGTGGTGGCATCGAGGGGACACCAAGGGTGATGccatggggacactgaggggacactgaggggacaatgaggggacaCCGAGGCGACACTGAGGGTGACGCCATGGGGACACCAAGGGGACACCGAGGGTGACACCGTGGTGGCACCGAGGGGACACCGAGGGTGATGTTGTGGGGACACCAAGGGGACACTGAAGGGACACTGTGGGAACACCAAGGGTGACACCGTGGTGGCATCGAGGAGACACCAAGGGTGATGccatggggacactgagggccCACCATAGGGACACCAAGAGTGACATTGTGGGGACACTAaggggacactgaggtgacactgagggtgacgccttggggacattgagggtgACGCCTTGGGGACACGAAGGGGACACTGTAGGAACACCAagggtgacactgtggggacaccgaggggacaccgaggggacaccgTGCTGCTCGTTCCCAGAGCTGCCGGAGCGGGTGGAGCTGGAGCCGGTGGCGCCGGTGGCGGTCGGGGACAGCCGGACCCTGACGTGCCGCGTGCTGGGGGTGGCACCGCTGCGGAACCTGACGGTGACGCTGCGGCGCGGCGCCGAGACGCTGCGCACCGAGAGCTTCGGCGACGCCGAGGGCAGCGCCAGCGTGGCCGTGAGCCACCTGCTGACCGCCACCCGCGGCGACCACGGCCAGCACGTCACCTGCCACGCCGAGCTGTCCCTGCGGCCGCACGGGCCCCTGTTCGCCCGCGCCGCTGCCCCCGTCACGCTCTCGGTGTTCGGTGAGTGGCGGCGCTGTGTCCTTGTCACTGTCACGGTGACCTCGCTGTCACCGggaccctgtccctgctctggggatGTGTCCCAGTCCCACTGTTGTGTCCTTGTCCCCGTCACGGTGACCTCGATGTCACCAGGactctgtccctgctcctggggccaTGTCCTGGTCTTGGTGTTGTGTCCTTGTCCCCATCACGGTGACCTCAATGTCATCCTCACTGTCACCGggaccctgtccctgctctgggaccGTGTCCCAGACCTGGTTTTTGTCCTTGTCCCCGTCACGGTGACCTCGCTGTCACCAGGactctgtccctgctcctggggccgTGTCCTGGTCTTGGTGTTGTGTCCTTGTCCCCATCACGGTGACCTCAATGTCATCCTCACTGTCACCGggaccctgtccctgctctgggaccGTGTCCCAGACCTGGTTTTTGTCCTTGTCCCCGTCACGGTGACCTCGCTGTCACCAGgactctgtccctgctctggggccgtgtcccggtcccggtgagcccgtgtccccccggtgtccccgcagCTCTCCCGGAGCCCCCGCAGCTCCAGGCCCCGGCCATCCTCGAGGCCGGCACCGCGGCCACCGCCCGCTGCCGCATCGCCGGCGCCTTCCCGGCCGGGGACATCCGCGTCACGGCCGCGCTGGGCCCGGAGCCGCTGAACGTCACGGTGGCGGTGGCCGGGGACACGGTGACGGCCAGCGCGGAGCTGTCCCCGCGCAGCCCGGGCCCGCGGGAGCTGAGCTGCACGGCCGCCGTGGCCACGGCGGCGCGGACGGCGCGGAGGCAGCTCCACGTTTACCGTAAGGCACCGGGGGGAGCGGCGGGGACCCCGCGGGACCCCGAGACCCCCTCGGATCCACGCGCGGCACCTTCCCGCAGGGTTCCCCGCGCCCGCCCTGGAgctgagcccggccccggcggcggcgggcagcGAGGTGACGGTGACATGCCACGCCGGGGCCGCCGAGCCGCCCGCGGCGCGGCTGCAGCTCCGCGATGCGGACGGCGGGGTCCTGGCCGAgggcccgcagccccggctgcaGCTCCGGCTGCTCGCCCGGCGCGACGACGACGGCCGAGAATTCCGCTGCCGGGCCAGCCTGGCCGTGGGCGACAGCGTGGTGACAAAGGACGCGGAGGCGCGGCTCGCCGTGCTCTGTGAGTGCCGCCCCGGCGCGGCGccgcccgcccctcccggcatcgccccaaatccctttttttcCGCCCAGATCTGCCCGAAATCCCGGCCAGCGGCTGCCCCGGCAACCGCACGTGGGTGCGGGGCTCGCGGGAAGCGCTGTCCTGCCTCGCCACCGGCAACCCCGCGCCCACCGTGGTGTGCGGCCGCGACGGCGTCGCCGTGGCCACCGGCGAGCCCGAGCCGGTGACCCGCGCCCGCGCCGGGACCTACCTGTGCAACGCCACCAACGCGCTGGGGACGCGCAGCCGCCGCGTCACCGTCCGCGTGGAGTGTGAGTGGCACCGGGGACGCCGCCGCGGCGCTGCCGGGTCCCCGCGGTGGCCGCGGCGGTGACCGGGTGGCCTCTGTGTCCCCCCCACAAGATGAGCCCACGCTGTCCGAGGCGGGGTGTCCGGCACGCCGGGTCTGGCTGGaggggcagcggcggcagctggagtgTCGCGCCGACGGGGACCCCCCGCCCAGCACGCGCTGCGCCCGCGACGGTGGCACCAACCACGGTGACACCAACCATGGTGACACCAACCACGGTGGCACCCACCACAGTGGCACCCGAAATGGTGGCACCCGCGACAGTGACACCAACCATGGTGGTACCAACCCCAGTGGCACCCGCGACGGTGGCACCCAGCACGGAGGAGTCGCCCGCGGCCGCGTGGTCACCCGGGCCGATGGCGGCCGCTACGTGTGCAGGGCCACCAACAGGCACGGGGTGGCCGTGAGGAGCGTCCTTGTCACCGTGGAGTGTGAGTGTGACACCGGGGACGGGAGGGGACAccgggctggggatggggcgGGGTGGGACGGGGATCTGGGGGGGACAGGGGCGGGACAGGGATCGGAGGGGACAAGGATGGCACATCCATGCCGGGAATTCCAGAGCCGTGCCGGGATCgatggggatgaggatgaggatgggatgaggatgaggatgaggatggggatggggatggggatgaggatggggatgggatgaggatgaggatgaggatggggatggggatggggatggggatggggatgaggatgaggatgaggatgggatgaggatggggatggggatgaggatgaggatggggatggggatggggatggggatggggatggggatggggatgggatgaggatgaggatgaggatgaggatgaggatgaggatgaggatgaggatggggatgaggatgaggatgaggatgaggatgaggatggggatgaggatgggatgaggatgaggatgaggatgaggatgaggatgaggatgaggatgaggatgaggatggggatgaggatgaggatggggatgaggatgggatgaggatgaggatgaggatgaggatgaggatgggatgaggatggggatggggatgaggatgaggatggggatggggatggggatgggatggggatggggatgaggatggggatggggatcaggatgaggatgaggatggggatgaggatcaggatgaggatgaggatgagccCGGCTGTGCTCGCACCGCTCCCGccggcgccggggccgcccccggTGGATCCCGGGCGGGTCGGGGCGGTCCCACGGGGGTCCCCCGGCCCCATCACCGCCTCCCCCGCCGCTTCCCCCCGCCTCCAGACCAGCCGAGCCTCGGCGAGCGCGGCTGCCCCGAGCGGCGCCGGTGGCTGGAGGGGACCCCGGCCGAGCTGGGCTGCGCCGCCAGCGGGAACCCCCCGCCCCGCGTCACCTGCGCCAAGCTGGGCGACCCCGCCAACGCCACCGACAgccgggaccccccccgggcCACCCGCAACGTCACCCGCGCCCACGCCGGCACCTACCAGTGCCGGGCCAGCAACGCGCACGGCGCCGCCGTCCGCAACGTCACCGTGGCCGTGGAGTGTGAGTGCGGGGGGCGATTCGGggacccccggggctccggggcAGCCTCACAGCGCCGTGTCCCCCCCCGGCGCAGACGGCCCCGCCGCTGTCACCCTGCGGGTCCTGCCCTCGGCCAACGTCACCCGCGGCGGCGGCTTCACCGTGGACTGCGGCGCCGAGGGGGTCCCGGCGCCCACCTACAGCTGGGCGCTGCCCCCCGCCCCCAACGCGCGCCTGGCCGCCGACAACCGCTCGGTGACAGTCACCGGGGCCACGGCGGCCAACCGCGGCCTCTACACCTGCACGGCGAGCAACCGGCACGGCCGCAGCGCCGCCAGCGTGGCCGTGAGGGTGGACggtgagcggggccgggaggcGCGGCGGTGGCACCGTGACGGTGTGACCGAGCCGGTGTGACTGTGTCCGGTGTGACCGAGCCGGTGTGACTGTGTCCGGTGTGACTGTGTCCGGTGTGACTGTGTCCGGTGTGACTGTGCCTGGTGTGACCATCCCGGTGTGACCGAGCCGGTGTGACTGTGTCCGGTGTCACCGACCCGGTGTGACTGTGCCTGGTGTGACCATCCCGGTGTGACTGTGCCTGGTGTTCCCCTCCCGGTGCCCCCGTCCCGGTGTGACCGTGCCCGGTGTGACGATGTCCGGTGTGACCCTCTCAGTGTCTCCCTCCCGGTGTGACCTTGCCCAGTGTGACTGACCTGGTGCCACCATCCCTGTGTGACCGTGCCCGCTGTGAccctcccggtgtccccgtcccgctgtgtccctgtcccggtgtccccctcccggtgtccccatccCGGTGTCCCCGAGCCACTGTGTCCCCGTCCCGATGTCCCCGTCCCGGTGTCCatgtcccggtgtccctgtcccggtgtccccgagCCACTGTGTCCCCGTCCCGGTGTCCCCGTCCCGCTGTGTCCCCGTCCCGGTGTCCCCGTCCCGGTGTCCCCGTCCCGGTGTCCCCGAGCCACTGTGTCCCCGTCCCGGTGTCCCCGTCCCGCTGTGTCCCCGTCCCGGTGTCCCCGTCCCGGTGTCCCcgtcccggtgtccccgtgcCGGTGTGTCCCCGTCCCGGTGTCCCCGTCCCGCTGTGTCCCCGTGCCGGTGTGTCCCCGTCCCGGTGTCCCCGTCCCGATGTCCCCGTCCCGGTGTCcatgtcccggtgtccccgtcCCGCTGTGTCCCCGTCCCGGTGTCCCCGTCCCGGTGTGacggcgctgccgccccgcaGAGAGCTGGCTGGCGGCGCTGGCGGCGCTGGGGGCGCTGGGCGCGGTGGCCGCGCTGGCGCTGGCGGCGGCCGGGGGCTTCTACCTGAAGAGCACGGCGTGCAAGAAGGGCGAGTACAACGTGCGCGACGCCGAGGGCTCCTGCGAGGCCGCgcgccggccccggccccgcggggacGTGTTCGGGATCCAGCTGAGCCCGCCGTgaccggcccggcccggcccggcaccggcaccggccccggccccgcggggacGCGTTCGGGATCCCGCTGAGCCCGCCGTgaccggcccggccccggcaccggccccggcaccggcaccggcaccggcccCGCGGGGACGTGTTCGGGATCCAGCTGAGCCCGCCGTgaccggcccggcccggcaccggcACAGGCCCcgagggggtttttggggcggtttttggggttttgggggtgtgaGGGTGACAAGGATTCCTCCGGAGGTGCCCGGTGGTACCGGGACAGCAACGGGGAGGGTTTGGCAGCCGGATCGCCCAGCCGGGACCGGGACCAGGACCCACGGCGTTTGGGgacccccagagacccccccgCCCCACcccagggatttttgggggggattttgggggtacaCCAGCCAGGACCGGGACTGAACCATCCCCGCAGGGTTTGGGgacccccagagacccccccgCCCACCACAGGGATTTTAGGGGGGATTTCTGGGGGATTTATGGGGGGAtttctggggggattttggggggtacCCCATCCAGGACCCAGAGTTCCCCCAAATCCATCTGCTGGCACCGCCCTGGCCgggtggggagggggtttgggggtccccacagaGCCCCCCCCGTTGCCCCGGGGATTTGGGGGCCATTTGAGGGATTTGGGCTCGGCCGCCCCTCGGGGCCGGGGGCTCCAGGGGGGCTGCACCCCATAAAGGATCCCCCCCACAGCGGGGGTCTctgcccgctggccccgagccccccaagacccacccagagccccccccagacccccagcCCCGTCCTCGTCCCGACACCAAAGCCCCCCCAAGCAGCCCAATTAGTAATTGATTAATTAATGAGCCAACGCTCGTTATTCCGAATCCAGaacaaaaggaatttttttttttgggggagggGGTCGCCCGCTCGCCCCCCCGGGACTGGACCCCCCCCCCCTCCTCGGGGGCGGTTTGGGGACACCCCCAAACGTGAGGGTGGCCTTGGATGGGGGGGGATTTGATTTTGAGGGGGGGTCCCCCCACCCTGGGGGGGGCCAGGGGGGCTCGGGGGCTGCCCCAGGGgtcaggggggtttggggttggtgggtttggggtcagtgggatcagtgggtttggggtcaggggggtttggggtttggggttggtggggttttggggtcaggggggtttggggtcactgggtttggggtcactgggttTTGAGGTCAGTGTGGTTCAGGCTcagtggatttggggttttgggttttagggtcagtgggtttggggtcagtgggtttgggtttttaggGTCAGtgtggtttgggattttggggtcccctgggGGAGgtcagtggggtttggggtcggTGGTTTTTAGGGTCAGTGGCTTTGGGGTCAGTGGGTTTGGTTTTAGGGTCAGTGGGGTTTTGGGATGTGCCCCCCAGGGTCactgggttttggggtcagcgtggtttggggtcagtgggtttttggggtttcaggGTCACTAGTTTCTGGGGtcagtgggattttgggatcaaTGGGATTTTGGCTTTTAAGGTCAGTGGGTTTTGGGGTCGCTGGCTTTGGCTCagtgtggtttggggtcagtgtggtttgggtttttggggtcagtgtggtttggggtcagtgtggtttgggtttttgggctcagtgtggtttgggtttttgggctcagtgtggtttggggtcagtgtggtttggggtcagtgtggtttgggtttttggggtcagtAGCTTTAGGGTCAGTGGGGTTTTGGCTTTGGGGTCAGTgcggtttgggtttttggggtcagtgtggtttggggtcagtgtggtttgggtttttggggtcagtgtggtttgggtttttggggtcagtGGGGCTTTGGGGTCAGTGTGGTTTGGGGGCAGTGTGGTTTGGGGGcagtgtggtttgggtttttggggtcagtggggctttggggtcagtgtggtttggggtcagt
The Passer domesticus isolate bPasDom1 chromosome 34, bPasDom1.hap1, whole genome shotgun sequence genome window above contains:
- the LOC135288642 gene encoding uncharacterized protein LOC135288642 → MVAPALLALALGTLAVVAAPPEGPRLSLSPPEPKPHQRFNVTCTLGRAIPDDNVTITANDRSWPVTLSQDGRQATATVNVTDEGTVQLGCTVRVGSEKLQATATAQAFYVPVPLLDVANATVAGTELRGNCSLPAGAVRDIRLRVLAQGQAVPGGSGQPPVTFRLPVSDTQRELEVTCVAEMEPYTSRNKSQRVRVLAKPRLGPSHCPAQQNWTEGQEGTLRCGAEGSPEPQVSCSRDGNSLVPGAALRAARGHAGTYLCRATNALGTAERNVTVWVHSSGGLWGIWGSGGPWGFWAPGGPGGSLGYWRSWVVFGVLGALEVSGPGDLGGLWCFWALGGPGGSLGYWRSWVVLGVFGILEILEAFGVFGLRVVSGRSRPLPADPAPVSPQTRTRSRCSRCSRGWCWRHSPSWAWRSSSTATGARSASTGSGGGSRRRTRGPAGPRAAPRRPLPTDPRPPRRAGVLEGPGPPARPRPAATERTATAGTGRSRAVEAAPRLGWTGADWDGPGGTGAVRSTRPPAWISAVRSALDPASVFGVDLVTLEQPGGIPGTRGGRGAGGEGTQRRQPPINAAVTSSGTALRGSGGSWRAARGVPGLCPRCPPGLGTAPVSPAAPAPLPALASVAVASPTRGPGAAPAGRAPGAFGEGFWGFFGGVREAPSTGRGWGGLGGGRRGRGEEQPRGSGGARGSGGAAFGLSRLFLLLPILFLFSLPHPPPPPLHPHPPPPLHPHPPLPPPRRLHPPPLHPPPHPHPRPARRLHPPPHPPLPPLLPSLLAVSILLRSIPVPILLFLPTFLLLLPILLLLFLPTFLLLFLPTFLLLLFLPPSSSSPDGPPRPGHAAPPPPRSGARSRSACPGDNATLGLETPLPATPAAGGLRWQSFRLHNVSRWDPGPLTCSGRCGDTEANASAGVLVYQLPERVELEPVAPVAVGDSRTLTCRVLGVAPLRNLTVTLRRGAETLRTESFGDAEGSASVAVSHLLTATRGDHGQHVTCHAELSLRPHGPLFARAAAPVTLSVFALPEPPQLQAPAILEAGTAATARCRIAGAFPAGDIRVTAALGPEPLNVTVAVAGDTVTASAELSPRSPGPRELSCTAAVATAARTARRQLHVYRFPAPALELSPAPAAAGSEVTVTCHAGAAEPPAARLQLRDADGGVLAEGPQPRLQLRLLARRDDDGREFRCRASLAVGDSVVTKDAEARLAVLYLPEIPASGCPGNRTWVRGSREALSCLATGNPAPTVVCGRDGVAVATGEPEPVTRARAGTYLCNATNALGTRSRRVTVRVEYEPTLSEAGCPARRVWLEGQRRQLECRADGDPPPSTRCARDGGTNHGDTNHGDTNHGGTHHSGTRNGGTRDSDTNHGGTNPSGTRDGGTQHGGVARGRVVTRADGGRYVCRATNRHGVAVRSVLVTVEYQPSLGERGCPERRRWLEGTPAELGCAASGNPPPRVTCAKLGDPANATDSRDPPRATRNVTRAHAGTYQCRASNAHGAAVRNVTVAVEYGPAAVTLRVLPSANVTRGGGFTVDCGAEGVPAPTYSWALPPAPNARLAADNRSVTVTGATAANRGLYTCTASNRHGRSAASVAVRVDESWLAALAALGALGAVAALALAAAGGFYLKSTACKKGEYNVRDAEGSCEAARRPRPRGDVFGIQLSPP